In Scyliorhinus torazame isolate Kashiwa2021f chromosome 19, sScyTor2.1, whole genome shotgun sequence, a single genomic region encodes these proteins:
- the LOC140395995 gene encoding rab GTPase-binding effector protein 2-like, producing the protein MRIAERTDMAAKLREEKAKGQRLQVELDTSEQVQRDFVKLSQALQVRLEQIRQADSIETIQHILDSVSNLKDASQLQGAWDQGS; encoded by the exons ATGAGGATAGCGGAGAgg ACAGATATGGCTGCGAAGCTACGGGAAGAAAAGGCCAAAGGTCAGAGGTTGCAGGTAGAGTTGGACACCAGTGAGCAGGTCCAGCGAGATTTCGTCAAACTCTCCCAGGCATTGCAG GTGCGGCTGGAGCAGATCCGGCAGGCGGACTCCATCGAGACAATCCAACACATTCTGGACTCTGTCAGCAACCTCAAGGATGCCAGCCAGCTGCAGGGAGCCTGGGACCAGGGCTCGtga